One region of Deferrivibrio essentukiensis genomic DNA includes:
- the hflX gene encoding GTPase HflX codes for MEATILSGNLENLRASQLNQLKKLEKRKSFSKGIISFDLAKYITGLSLELNRQIGLLIDRQNIVRFVVLGTNKEIVIPILKRFGLIPGKLRGLRLVHTHLYGEDFTDDDITDLALLRLDSLSILHSSENGEPEKLKTAYLLPPNPENKIYDTLAETSIHNQIDDYISFVSSLEKEMQEKSQVLKNNNPFPSAILVGIYPNKKEASDKMAELKELTESAMLMVLDTYTQIKQEIHPKYVIGPGRLKEILIKAMQLSADFLIFDNVLSPAQAKNISDMTELKILDRTQLILDIFARRAKSNEGKLRVELAQLKHILPRLSVRDDSLSRLTGGIGGRGPGETKLEIDRRRINDRIAFLSKKLKEIERVRITQKSRRIKNRLPIVSIIGYTNAGKSTLLNSLTNSEIFADNLMFATLDTSSKRLRFPKEREVIITDTVGFIRDLPENLKGAFKSTLEELNDSDLLLHVIDISNENFEKHIASVNNILDELGLGDKPRIIVFNKVDKVDSELIDNIKNFYPEAIFISALNRSSFDLLLEEIQLILFKEGKNVDITY; via the coding sequence ATGGAGGCAACAATATTATCAGGTAATCTTGAAAATTTAAGAGCTTCTCAGCTAAATCAGCTTAAAAAGCTTGAAAAAAGAAAAAGTTTCAGCAAAGGGATTATTTCATTTGACCTTGCAAAATACATAACAGGACTATCTCTTGAGCTTAACAGACAGATAGGTTTGCTTATTGACAGGCAAAATATCGTCAGATTTGTAGTACTCGGGACAAATAAAGAAATTGTCATCCCTATTTTAAAAAGGTTTGGATTAATACCGGGAAAATTAAGAGGCTTACGACTTGTCCATACCCACCTGTACGGAGAGGATTTTACCGATGATGATATTACAGACCTTGCTTTACTAAGACTTGACAGCCTTTCCATTCTTCATTCTTCAGAAAATGGTGAGCCTGAAAAGCTTAAAACAGCTTATCTTCTGCCGCCAAATCCTGAAAATAAAATATATGATACACTCGCAGAAACAAGTATTCACAACCAAATTGATGACTACATATCTTTTGTTTCCTCGCTTGAAAAAGAAATGCAGGAAAAATCTCAGGTTTTAAAAAATAATAATCCTTTCCCTTCCGCTATTTTGGTAGGGATATATCCAAACAAAAAAGAGGCCTCAGACAAAATGGCAGAACTAAAAGAATTGACTGAAAGCGCTATGCTTATGGTATTAGATACATATACTCAAATAAAGCAGGAGATACATCCAAAATACGTAATTGGACCTGGCAGACTAAAAGAAATATTAATTAAGGCTATGCAGCTTTCTGCTGATTTTTTAATTTTTGATAATGTCCTTTCCCCGGCACAAGCAAAAAATATTTCAGATATGACTGAGCTTAAAATATTAGACAGGACGCAGCTTATTTTGGACATTTTTGCAAGAAGAGCAAAATCAAATGAAGGAAAACTAAGGGTAGAGCTCGCCCAATTAAAACATATTCTACCAAGACTTTCCGTCAGGGACGACTCACTCTCAAGATTAACCGGAGGTATTGGAGGAAGAGGCCCCGGCGAAACAAAGCTTGAAATTGACAGACGTAGAATTAATGACCGTATCGCTTTTCTCTCAAAAAAGCTTAAAGAGATTGAAAGGGTAAGAATAACTCAAAAGAGCAGACGTATTAAAAACAGACTGCCAATAGTTTCAATCATAGGTTATACAAATGCCGGAAAATCTACCTTGCTAAATTCGCTCACAAACAGTGAAATTTTTGCTGATAACCTTATGTTTGCTACGCTTGACACAAGCTCCAAAAGACTTCGTTTTCCAAAAGAGAGGGAAGTTATAATAACAGATACAGTTGGCTTTATAAGAGATTTACCGGAAAATCTCAAAGGGGCATTCAAATCTACTCTGGAAGAATTAAATGACTCTGACCTACTTTTGCATGTTATCGACATATCTAATGAAAATTTTGAAAAACATATTGCATCGGTAAACAATATTCTGGATGAGTTAGGCTTAGGAGATAAGCCAAGAATAATAGTTTTTAATAAAGTTGATAAAGTAGATAGTGAGCTTATTGACAATATTAAAAATTTCTACCCTGAAGCAATATTTATTTCTGCACTTAACCGCAGCTCATTTGATTTGCTGCTTGAAGAGATACAGCTTATACTTTTCAAAGAGGGGAAAAATGTTGATATCACCTACTGA
- a CDS encoding ABC transporter ATP-binding protein: MLKVKSLCVNYGAVQALKNISIHIREKEFVALIGSNGAGKTSLLNSIMGIVKPKEGEIEFNGKNITHLPVEQKVKEKISLVLEGRRVFANMTVLENIEVGAFRGDKRNFDKKLKFIYDIFPVLKERSWQPAGMLSGGEQQMLAIARALISEPKLLLMDEPSMGLAPLIIKDVYEKLLILKETGLTIFLVEQNAAAALKYADRGYVLENGKVVLQGKSSELLQDNEIKRAYLGKEYKEKWER; encoded by the coding sequence ATGCTTAAAGTAAAGTCATTGTGTGTTAACTACGGTGCTGTTCAGGCACTTAAAAATATATCTATTCATATAAGGGAAAAAGAGTTTGTTGCCCTTATCGGCTCCAATGGTGCAGGAAAGACCTCCCTTTTGAATTCTATTATGGGGATTGTAAAGCCTAAAGAAGGGGAAATAGAATTTAACGGTAAAAATATCACTCATTTGCCTGTGGAGCAAAAAGTAAAGGAAAAGATTTCACTTGTGCTTGAGGGCAGAAGGGTTTTTGCCAATATGACCGTTTTGGAAAATATCGAAGTAGGGGCTTTTCGGGGGGACAAAAGAAATTTTGATAAAAAACTAAAATTTATTTACGATATTTTTCCTGTTTTAAAAGAAAGAAGTTGGCAGCCTGCAGGGATGCTTTCAGGTGGGGAACAGCAGATGCTTGCTATTGCAAGGGCTTTGATAAGTGAGCCAAAATTGTTGTTAATGGATGAGCCATCAATGGGGCTTGCTCCTTTAATAATAAAAGATGTCTATGAAAAACTTTTGATATTGAAAGAGACGGGACTTACAATTTTTCTGGTAGAGCAAAATGCTGCTGCAGCATTAAAATATGCTGACAGAGGGTATGTGTTGGAAAACGGGAAGGTTGTTTTGCAGGGGAAAAGTAGTGAACTTTTGCAGGATAATGAAATAAAAAGAGCATACCTTGGTAAAGAATATAAAGAGAAGTGGGAGCGTTAG
- a CDS encoding phenylacetate--CoA ligase family protein, producing the protein MKNIWQYEEETMSLDDLKQFQLERLQSTLNRVSENVDFYKRKFKDAGIDVAKIKSLEDIKHLPFTTKQDLRDNYPYGMFAVPLKDIVRIHSSSGTTGKPTVVGYTKRDLETWKNLVARIMVAGGVSANDIVHIAFSYGLFTGGFGLHYGAEHIGASVIPVSSGNTKRQIMIMQDYRSSVLVCTPSYALHIAETLENEGLSRNDIFLKYALLGSEPWGEKIRSEIENKLGVSATDNYGLSEIIGPGVSGECQCKNGLHINEDHFYAEVINPDTCEVLPEGEKGELVLTTLTKEAMPLIRYRTRDITRLFRDKCPCGRTFIKMEKPSGRTDDMLIINGVNVFPSQVEEVFKEFDQATPHYIIIVKKKGHLDMMEIQLEISENLFFDEMKKQRTLLEKMHERMFSVLGIKPKIKFVEPKTIERFEGKAKRVIDERQF; encoded by the coding sequence ATGAAAAATATTTGGCAATACGAAGAAGAGACAATGAGTCTTGATGACCTGAAGCAATTTCAACTTGAAAGACTTCAGTCAACTTTAAATCGTGTTTCTGAAAATGTGGATTTTTATAAGAGAAAATTTAAAGATGCAGGGATAGATGTTGCAAAAATTAAGTCATTGGAAGACATAAAGCACTTACCTTTTACGACTAAGCAAGATTTAAGGGATAATTATCCCTACGGGATGTTTGCTGTCCCTTTGAAAGATATTGTCAGAATACACTCATCAAGCGGTACAACCGGCAAACCGACAGTAGTCGGCTATACAAAAAGAGACCTTGAAACGTGGAAAAACTTAGTGGCAAGGATAATGGTTGCCGGTGGTGTTTCTGCAAACGACATTGTACACATTGCATTTTCCTATGGTCTTTTTACCGGTGGTTTTGGATTACATTACGGAGCAGAGCATATTGGAGCAAGTGTTATTCCTGTTTCAAGCGGTAACACAAAAAGACAGATCATGATTATGCAAGATTACAGGAGTAGTGTCCTTGTCTGCACACCTTCTTACGCTCTTCACATTGCAGAGACCCTTGAGAACGAAGGACTTTCAAGAAATGATATATTTTTGAAATATGCACTTTTAGGTAGCGAGCCGTGGGGTGAGAAAATCAGAAGTGAAATTGAAAACAAACTGGGTGTATCTGCCACTGATAACTATGGCTTGTCTGAGATTATAGGCCCGGGTGTATCAGGGGAGTGTCAGTGCAAAAATGGGCTACATATAAATGAAGACCACTTTTATGCGGAAGTTATCAACCCTGATACTTGTGAAGTTTTGCCTGAAGGTGAAAAAGGTGAATTGGTATTGACCACCCTCACTAAAGAGGCAATGCCCCTTATTAGATATAGGACAAGGGATATTACAAGACTGTTTAGAGATAAATGCCCCTGCGGAAGAACCTTTATAAAGATGGAGAAACCTTCCGGCAGGACTGATGATATGCTAATAATTAATGGCGTAAATGTATTTCCAAGCCAGGTTGAAGAGGTATTTAAAGAGTTTGACCAGGCTACTCCACACTACATTATTATTGTAAAAAAGAAAGGTCACCTAGATATGATGGAGATACAGCTTGAAATATCTGAAAATCTTTTCTTTGATGAAATGAAAAAGCAAAGAACCCTGCTTGAGAAAATGCATGAAAGGATGTTTAGTGTCTTAGGGATAAAACCAAAAATAAAATTTGTGGAGCCCAAGACTATTGAAAGATTTGAAGGTAAGGCAAAAAGGGTTATTGATGAAAGACAGTTTTGA
- a CDS encoding HD domain-containing protein — protein sequence MKDSFDEDIKGVVNFIFEASILQNMQRSGNVFLGSGKQTVGAHIFRTILIGYLLAKMTDGANAEKVMLMCLFHDIEETRTGDLNYLQQRYVTSDDKRALKNAVDNLPSKDDILKTVEEYEGLKSLEAKLAKDADTLELLFYLKEELDKGNLQAENWITHAQKRLITETAKKLLPTLKNTKYYDWWYNLTNDWDKGNKKW from the coding sequence ATGAAAGACAGTTTTGATGAAGATATCAAGGGGGTTGTTAATTTTATCTTTGAAGCTTCAATTTTGCAGAATATGCAAAGAAGCGGCAATGTCTTTTTAGGTAGCGGGAAACAGACTGTTGGTGCTCATATATTCAGGACGATTTTAATAGGATATCTTCTTGCAAAAATGACCGACGGGGCAAATGCCGAGAAGGTAATGTTGATGTGTCTATTTCACGATATCGAGGAGACTAGAACCGGTGACTTAAATTATTTGCAGCAAAGATATGTGACCTCAGATGATAAAAGAGCACTGAAAAATGCGGTTGACAATTTACCATCAAAAGATGATATTCTCAAAACTGTAGAGGAGTATGAAGGGTTAAAAAGTCTTGAAGCTAAGCTGGCAAAGGATGCAGACACCTTGGAGCTTCTGTTTTATTTAAAGGAGGAGCTTGATAAGGGGAATTTGCAGGCGGAAAACTGGATTACGCATGCGCAAAAAAGACTCATAACTGAGACTGCAAAGAAGCTTTTGCCTACTCTTAAGAATACTAAATATTATGATTGGTGGTATAATTTAACGAATGATTGGGACAAAGGGAACAAAAAGTGGTAA
- a CDS encoding ABC transporter ATP-binding protein, producing the protein MLSLNNVSVNFGGVKALTDVTFNVPANKITALIGPNGAGKTTLFNSITGFIPHFTGDIQFENNKLSGKLPHEIFQLGISRTFQNLNLINELTLRENMFLGVIGKEKPAIFSSFFRLNKGYWKRVEERIDDVLYLTGIKKWEKHKPDSVPYGVLKNLEMARALISSPKLLLLDEPAAGLNNKERENIAEIIAQLKDKGFTVLMVEHDMGFVSHLSDYVVCLNFGQVIAKGTFGEIRNNKDVIKAYLGDEDA; encoded by the coding sequence ATGTTAAGTCTGAATAATGTCTCCGTCAACTTTGGCGGCGTTAAGGCACTTACCGATGTAACGTTTAATGTGCCGGCTAATAAAATTACCGCACTAATTGGCCCAAACGGTGCGGGGAAAACCACCCTTTTTAATTCAATAACAGGGTTTATACCCCATTTTACCGGTGATATTCAATTTGAGAATAATAAGCTTAGCGGCAAATTACCTCATGAAATCTTTCAGTTGGGGATATCAAGGACTTTTCAAAATTTAAACTTGATAAATGAATTAACCCTTCGTGAGAATATGTTTTTGGGAGTTATAGGCAAGGAAAAACCTGCCATATTTTCAAGTTTTTTCAGACTTAATAAAGGTTATTGGAAAAGGGTTGAGGAAAGGATTGACGATGTGCTTTATCTTACAGGGATAAAGAAATGGGAGAAACACAAACCCGACTCTGTCCCATATGGAGTGTTAAAAAATTTGGAGATGGCAAGGGCACTTATATCAAGCCCAAAATTACTTTTGCTTGATGAGCCTGCCGCAGGACTAAATAATAAAGAGCGTGAAAATATAGCGGAGATTATAGCTCAGCTTAAAGATAAAGGGTTTACCGTATTGATGGTGGAGCATGATATGGGATTTGTCTCACATCTATCAGATTATGTGGTTTGTCTTAATTTTGGACAGGTCATAGCAAAGGGGACTTTTGGTGAAATAAGAAATAATAAAGATGTAATAAAAGCTTATCTTGGTGATGAAGATGCTTAA